The Phreatobacter oligotrophus genome includes a region encoding these proteins:
- a CDS encoding IS3 family transposase (programmed frameshift), translated as MPRKRHSAEEIVTKLRQVDVLSAQGRPVAEAIRSIGVTEVTYYRWRSEYGGLKGDQVKRLKELETENSRLRRAVSDLTLDKMILAEAAPGKLLSPARRRACVDHVVAELGVPERRACRVLGQYRSTQRKVPTTPDDEAALTADILALALQYGRYGYRRITVMLHRAGWVVNVKRVERIWRREGLKVPQKQPKRGRLWLNDGSCIRLRPEYPNHVWSYDFVEDRTHNGRKFRMLNVIDEFTRECMAIRVSRRLKAVDVIDVLSDLFILRGIPGHIRSDNGPEFIAKALREWIATVGARTAYIMPGSPWENGYCESFNSKLRDELLDGEIFYSLKEAQIVIEGWRQHYNTARPHSSLGYKPPAPEAVLWPAAQPGPASPATPAVAPRPVMH; from the exons ATGCCGAGAAAGAGACACAGCGCGGAAGAGATCGTCACGAAGCTTCGGCAGGTTGACGTGCTGAGTGCGCAGGGCAGACCGGTCGCAGAGGCGATCCGATCGATAGGCGTGACGGAAGTAACTTATTACCGTTGGCGCTCGGAATACGGTGGCCTGAAGGGTGATCAGGTGAAGCGGCTGAAGGAGCTTGAGACGGAGAACTCGCGGCTTCGGCGCGCCGTCTCGGATCTGACACTGGACAAGATGATCCTGGCGGAAGCTGCAC CGGGGAAACTTCTAAGCCCCGCACGCCGTCGCGCTTGCGTCGATCATGTTGTGGCTGAGCTTGGCGTTCCCGAACGGCGGGCGTGCCGGGTTCTGGGTCAATATCGATCGACGCAGCGCAAGGTTCCCACGACACCGGACGATGAAGCGGCGTTGACCGCCGACATCCTCGCGCTCGCTCTCCAATACGGCCGCTACGGGTATCGTCGTATCACGGTGATGCTGCACCGTGCGGGCTGGGTGGTGAACGTCAAACGGGTCGAGCGGATCTGGCGGCGTGAGGGGCTGAAGGTTCCGCAGAAACAGCCCAAGCGCGGCCGTCTCTGGCTGAACGACGGTTCCTGCATCCGGCTTCGACCGGAATATCCTAACCATGTCTGGTCCTACGACTTCGTCGAGGACCGGACCCACAACGGCAGGAAGTTCCGCATGCTCAACGTAATCGACGAGTTCACACGGGAATGCATGGCCATCAGGGTAAGCCGGAGATTGAAGGCTGTCGACGTGATCGACGTCCTCTCCGACCTGTTCATCCTGCGCGGCATCCCTGGCCATATCCGGTCCGACAACGGCCCGGAGTTCATCGCCAAGGCGTTGCGCGAATGGATCGCCACCGTCGGTGCCAGGACGGCCTACATCATGCCCGGGAGCCCCTGGGAGAACGGCTATTGCGAGAGCTTCAACTCGAAGCTTCGCGACGAGCTGCTTGATGGCGAGATCTTCTACTCGCTGAAGGAGGCCCAGATCGTCATCGAAGGATGGCGCCAGCACTACAACACGGCGCGACCGCATTCATCTCTGGGCTACAAACCCCCGGCACCAGAAGCGGTCCTGTGGCCGGCTGCGCAACCCGGACCAGCTTCGCCGGCCACGCCAGCCGTGGCGCCAAGACCCGTCATGCACTAA
- a CDS encoding glycosyltransferase, producing the protein MASPVALDLTRLFVSVLRGRPRGIERVDLDFIEALLGDSDREVLGVVAYPWGPRIVERPTLAALAASTRHLWREDNPYHTDPVLRDARRWLVQGVRPRRRHRRLFHLPRDIVSLVARTGLKRGVSLGRLPKGSLYLNVGQVGFAVEKATGFLAERPDLRAAAFLHDLLPIEEPEWFNVRTDTYFATVLNRMLSRCRAILVSTNTVANQLKAFTQRHRIPCPAVFVQPLVPSAALDYHAPPDPTLAASPYFVTCGTIEARKNQLFLLLLWREQLLAGRSMPKLIVAGVRGYGGAEAHDLLDRCAAIRSHVLEMPGLSSQALMHLIAHSRGLLMPTHAEGFGLPLAEALTLGVPAVASDLPVLSEASQGQAILVANDDGPAWTEAISRLAQQVPQQRLTPMNGFRPAQRKELIELITQLDETLELTS; encoded by the coding sequence ATGGCAAGCCCGGTCGCCCTTGACCTAACCCGTCTCTTCGTTTCCGTCCTGCGTGGGCGGCCACGCGGCATCGAACGGGTCGATCTAGACTTTATCGAAGCGTTGCTCGGGGACAGCGACCGGGAAGTGCTCGGCGTCGTCGCCTATCCTTGGGGCCCACGCATTGTGGAGCGCCCAACTCTCGCAGCGTTGGCGGCGTCGACCCGTCATCTATGGCGTGAAGATAACCCTTACCACACCGATCCAGTTCTCCGGGACGCCCGTCGTTGGCTTGTTCAAGGTGTACGCCCAAGACGCCGCCATCGCCGGCTGTTTCATTTGCCCCGCGACATCGTAAGCTTGGTGGCCCGAACGGGGTTGAAGCGCGGCGTTTCGTTGGGCCGACTTCCGAAAGGATCGCTTTATCTCAACGTGGGCCAGGTAGGCTTCGCGGTGGAGAAGGCGACCGGCTTCTTGGCTGAAAGACCGGACTTGAGGGCTGCGGCCTTTCTTCATGATCTTTTGCCGATAGAAGAGCCGGAGTGGTTCAACGTTCGCACAGATACCTATTTCGCGACCGTCCTCAACCGGATGCTCAGCCGTTGCCGGGCGATACTCGTCTCGACGAACACTGTTGCCAATCAGCTTAAGGCATTCACGCAGAGGCATCGTATCCCCTGTCCCGCCGTATTCGTTCAACCCCTGGTGCCTTCAGCCGCGCTTGACTACCACGCACCTCCGGATCCTACACTTGCTGCCTCACCCTATTTTGTGACCTGCGGAACTATCGAGGCGCGAAAAAACCAGCTCTTTCTACTCCTCCTATGGCGAGAGCAATTGCTAGCAGGACGATCCATGCCGAAGCTGATCGTAGCCGGTGTGCGGGGATATGGTGGCGCCGAAGCCCATGACCTGCTTGATCGCTGCGCGGCTATTCGCAGCCATGTTCTTGAGATGCCCGGGCTCTCGAGCCAAGCGTTGATGCATCTCATCGCTCATTCCAGAGGCCTGCTGATGCCAACCCACGCTGAAGGCTTCGGACTTCCTTTGGCAGAGGCATTGACCCTAGGGGTACCTGCCGTAGCCTCCGACCTCCCCGTACTGTCAGAAGCCAGCCAAGGCCAAGCCATTCTCGTCGCGAATGATGATGGACCTGCTTGGACAGAAGCGATCAGCCGGCTGGCCCAACAGGTCCCTCAGCAACGGCTTACCCCAATGAACGGCTTTAGGCCTGCACAGCGCAAGGAACTCATTGAGCTGATCACACAGCTAGATGAAACACTTGAGTTAACGAGCTAA